Proteins encoded by one window of Conger conger chromosome 1, fConCon1.1, whole genome shotgun sequence:
- the prdm1a gene encoding PR domain zinc finger protein 1a isoform X2, whose protein sequence is MLTTEGAPHTADHAAVKMDVEDADMTKWTEAEFEEKCTYIVKDHPLEGGSESPELTRAEASLPRNLLFKHPPSSKEVTGVASREYIPKGTRFGPLVGESYTAETVPKDANRKYFWRIYAEGEFHHFVDGFNEQNSNWMRYVNPAHSQQEQNLAACQNGMNIYFYTVKPIPANQELLVWYCPEFAERLHYPPSGELMMQKLKQSLMEVKQQTSEVSPVWEKSSGKREHSVSEILKGTHKEPSRPIPTLPRCLPSRKCSPERTFHPHVIYPVRPHVNKEYLKPSPAFGIDRTSYHAHSPGQSSATPSPSARSSPEPSPQSSPGLQAPTPSTHEHKEGFPFSTLYSRGLGHYTGYSAPGHLPSAFYPSSHYPRYLLPHYPMGCNGLSGAPVGSIFPRVYPFYSNLLPGGALPPHMPLPASMVPPEGGRRLLLPPDSAHRDFLHPAPTSAFSAASLKDSAPHGPGSGSPTAGSAASTDRMPTKPTPALLPPGRIDEEAINLSKMKRSNSSTGYKTLPYPLKKQNGKIKYECNVCNKTFGQLSNLKVHLRVHSGERPFKCHTCSKGFTQLAHLQKHYLVHTGEKPHECQVCHKRFSSTSNLKTHLRLHSGEKPYQCKLCPAKFTQFVHLKLHKRLHTRDRPHKCLHCHRCYIHLSSLKVHLKGHCPAAPSPPVRSLGDLNRVNEEIERFDLSDYADRLEEPDSVDMDVETIVEKQILNMLWRDMDLKASYHKGGTTGELLSAGYGLYEPGNETSVIKLRLGSPLPLLPIKVKQESVEPMDP, encoded by the exons gTGACTGGAGTGGCAAGCAGAGAGTACATCCCTAAGGGGACACGCTTTGGCCCCCTGGTGGGTGAGAGCTACACTGCAGAGACTGTGCCCAAGGACGCAAACAGGAAGTACTTCTGGAGG ATCTACGCAGAGGGGGAGTTCCACCATTTTGTGGACGGCTTCAATGAGCAGAACAGCAACTGGATGCGTTATGTGAACCCAGCCCATTCTCAGCAGGAGCAGAACCTGGCTGCCTGCCAAAACGGCATGAACATCTACTTCTACACTGTCAAGCCCATCCCGGCCAACCAGGAGCTGCTGGTGTGGTACTGCCCCGAGTTTGCGGAGCGTCTGCACTACCCGCCCTCCGGAGAGCTCATGATGCAGAAACTCA AGCAGAGTTTGATGGAGGTAAAGCAGCAGACTTCTGAGGTGTCCCCAGTCTGGGAGAAGAGCTCTGGAAAGAGGGAGCACAGCGTCTCTGAAATCCTCAAGGGAACCCACAAGGAGCCCAGCAGGCCCATACCCACACTCCCCAGGTGCCTGCCATCCCGCAAATGCAGTCCGGAGCGCACCTTCCACCCCCACGTCATCTACCCTGTCCGCCCCCATGTCAACAAAGAGTACTTGAAGCCCAGCCCTGCGTTCGGCATAGACCGCACTAGCTACCACGCCCACTCCCCTGGCCAGTCCTCTGCCACGCCCAGCCCCAGTGCCCGGAGCAGCCCAGAGCCCAGCCCACAGAGCAGCCCAGGGCTGCAGGCCCCAACACCCTCAACCCACGAGCACAAGGAGGGCTTCCCCTTCTCCACGCTGTACAGCCGAGGTTTGGGACACTACACTGGCTACTCAGCccctgggcacctcccctcAGCCTTCTACCCCAGCTCCCACTACCCCCGCTACCTCCTGCCCCACTACCCCATGGGCTGCAACGGGCTTAGCGGGGCTCCCGTGGGCTCCATCTTCCCCCGCGTGTACCCATTTTACAGCAACTTGCTCCCTGGAGGGGCGCTGCCCCCCCACATGCCCCTCCCAGCTAGCATGGTGCCCCCCGAGGGGGGCCGGCGGCTTCTCCTGCCGCCCGACTCGGCCCACAGGGACTTCCTGCACCCAGCGCCCACCAGTGCCTTTTCAGCAGCCAGCCTGAAGGACAGCGCCCCCCATGGCCCCGGCAGCGGCTCGCCCACCGCTGGCTCGGCCGCCTCCACCGACCGGATGCCCACCAAGCCCACCCCGGCGCTGCTGCCCCCGGGCCGCATCGACGAGGAGGCCATCAACCTCAGCAAGATGAAGcgcagcaacagcagcaccgGTTACAAGACGCTGCCATACCCGCTCAAGAAGCAGAACGGCAAGATCAAGTATGAGTGCAATGTCTGCAACAAGACCTTTGGGCAGCTCTCAAACCTGAAG GTGCATTTGCGTGttcacagtggagagagaccTTTCAAGTGTCACACATGCAGTAAGGGCTTCACCCAGCTGGCCCACCTGCAGAAACATTATCTGGTCCACACAGGCGAAAAGCCACACGAGTGCCAG GTGTGTCACAAGCGCTTCAGCAGCACCAGCAACCTGAAGACTCATCTGCGCCTGCATTCGGGTGAGAAGCCCTACCAGTGCAAGCTATGCCCGGCCAAGTTTACACAGTTTGTGCACCTCAAACTGCACAAGCGCCTGCACACGCGCGACCGCCCACACAAGTGCCTGCACTGCCACCGCTGCTACATCCACCTGAGCAGCCTGAAGGTCCACCTGAAGGGCCACTGCCCCGCCGCGCCCTCCCCTCCCGTGCGCTCCCTCGGCGACCTCAACCGCGTCAACGAGGAGATCGAGCGCTTCGACCTCAGTGACTACGCCGACCGGCTGGAGGAGCCGGACAGTGTGGACATGGACGTGGAGACGATAGTGGAAAAACAGATCCTCAACATGCTCTGGAGGGACATGGACCTCAAGGCCTCCTACCACAAGGGCGGCACCACTGGCGAGCTGCTCTCTGCAGGCTACGGCCTCTACGAGCCCGGCAATGAGACCTCCGTCATCAAGCTGAGACTCGGTAGCCCTCTACCTCTCCTCCCCATCAAGGTCAAACAGGAATCCGTCGAGCCCATGGATCCATAA